In Castanea sativa cultivar Marrone di Chiusa Pesio chromosome 6, ASM4071231v1, a single window of DNA contains:
- the LOC142640174 gene encoding uncharacterized protein LOC142640174 — translation MAMREGETLKTYFDRYWEIFNEIDGDFDEVENNTFKVGLPTNHDLRKFLTKKPIRSVCRLMDRIDEYKRVEEDQQQGKGKAKVITQEMRDFRSDRYNNNRPRKDFSGQSGSTLPQAVNTVFREPVHQLLEKIRKEPYFKWPTKMAGDPTKRN, via the coding sequence ATGGCTATGAGGGAGGGAGAGACCTTGAAAACGTATTTCGATAGGTATTGGGAGATATTTAACGAAATTGATGGCGATTTTGATGAAGTGGAGAATAATACTTTCAAGGTGGGCCTTCCAACTAACCATGACCTGAGGAAAttcttgaccaaaaagcctatACGGAGTGTATgtcggctcatggatcgtattgacgagtacaaacgGGTCGAAGAAGATCAGCAGCAAGGTAAAggaaaggcgaaggttatcactcaagagatgagggatttcaggtccGATAGGTACAATAACAACAGGCCGAGGAAAGATTTTTCTGGGCAGTCTGGTTCAACCCTCCCTCAAGCAGTCAACACCGTATTCcgggaaccagtacatcagttgctggagaagATCCGGAAggaaccatacttcaaatggcctacTAAGATGGCTGGAGATCCCACAAAACGGAATTAG